The genomic stretch GCCGATGCGACGGAACTCCAAGCGGCGGATATTATCTCTCACGTCGAAGAACGGATTGCCGGCTACAAGAAGCCTCGAGCGGTCGAATTCCGGTCCGAACTCCCGCGGAATCCGACCGGAAAGGTACTCAAAACGGAACTCGAGTGATCGGTCGGGAGTGGGTCTCCTCCGCGGCGTTCAGATGAAGTCGAAGAGATGGCCGGCGACGCGACGTTTTTGAATTTCTTCGGAACCCTCCGTGATGCGGTAGCGCCGGTGATGGCGATAGATATGTTCGAACGGCTTGTGCCGACTGTATCCGACGCCACCGTGGACCTGCATCGCGCGGTCTGCTGCTCGACAGACGAGGTCGTTCGCCTTGTAGTTACACATCGCGACGAGTTGGCTGATCGAGGATCCCGACTCGGTCACCATCTCGCCTTCGTCGTCCAGGAGGCGGGCCGTCTTTCTGATCGTATTACGGAGCATCTCCGCTTCCGTGTGCAGTTCCGCGAGCGGGAACTGGATGGCCTGTCGCGTCGAGAGCGGTTTCCCCCACGTTTCCCGTTCGTTCGCGTAATCGACGGCCTCGTCGATACAGAACTGCGCGGCACCGAGACTCGCCGCGGCCTGTCGAATGCGGTTTTCGTGGACGAAAAACTGCGCGATGTGGAGCCCTTGTCCTTCCTCGCCGAGGATCGCCGAATCCGGCACTCGAGCGTCGTCGATCGACACTTCGGCGTGGTCGGTCGGCATGTTGAACGTCCACCAGAAGTAGTCGACCTCGAATCCGTCGGTGTCTGTCGGCACCAAAAACGCTGTGATACCGTCGGAATCACCGTCCTCGCCGCTGGTCCGGGCGAACACGAGGTCGTACTCTGCGGCGTGCATCCCGCTGTTCCAGCGCTTCGCGCCGTTGATGACCCACTCGTCGCCGTCTTTCTCGGCGGTCGTATCCATCCACGTCGCGTCGCTACCGTGGTCGGGTTCGGTGAGTCCGAAGGCGACACCCGTCTCGCCGGCGATGACGTCCTCGATCATCGCCTGTTGTTCGTCAGTTCCGAAGCGAAGTAGAATCTGGGGGAATACGGTATTGCCGACGACCGACGCCTCGTTCTGGAGGACGTTGTGCAAGCCGATCCCCTTGTTGGCCAGGTGCTCCCGAATCACTGCCATCGCGAAGTTCGAGCCGTCGTCACCGCCGACCGCCTCGGGGAGCGCGAACCGGAAGAATCCCGCCTCGTCCGCGCGCTCTCGCATCTCCTGGAGGAGTTCTACCCACTCTTCGTCGGGTTCACCACCCGACTCCCAGTCGGTACGCGCATGTTCCCGACGTTCGTCGAAGTACTGGATGTGTTCTTCCTCGAGTGGTTCGATTTCGGTTTCGATGAATTCGTCGAGGTCGTCTATGTATGATTGTAGCTCTTCGGATGGGCTAATCTCCATGTCGACCAACTTATCCGTACACTACCAAAAAATTACGCTTCTTCTCAATTTGTGTAGTCTCCACGGTCTGCTGTAACGTTTTACTAGGACACCCACAGAACGGTTCGCGGTTGGGCCTGAAATGATATACCGCA from Natronorubrum sediminis encodes the following:
- a CDS encoding acyl-CoA dehydrogenase family protein; protein product: MEISPSEELQSYIDDLDEFIETEIEPLEEEHIQYFDERREHARTDWESGGEPDEEWVELLQEMRERADEAGFFRFALPEAVGGDDGSNFAMAVIREHLANKGIGLHNVLQNEASVVGNTVFPQILLRFGTDEQQAMIEDVIAGETGVAFGLTEPDHGSDATWMDTTAEKDGDEWVINGAKRWNSGMHAAEYDLVFARTSGEDGDSDGITAFLVPTDTDGFEVDYFWWTFNMPTDHAEVSIDDARVPDSAILGEEGQGLHIAQFFVHENRIRQAAASLGAAQFCIDEAVDYANERETWGKPLSTRQAIQFPLAELHTEAEMLRNTIRKTARLLDDEGEMVTESGSSISQLVAMCNYKANDLVCRAADRAMQVHGGVGYSRHKPFEHIYRHHRRYRITEGSEEIQKRRVAGHLFDFI